In the genome of Microcoleus sp. FACHB-672, one region contains:
- a CDS encoding glutathione S-transferase family protein, whose translation MLLLQFSTSHYCRKARLALGYKKIAYRVENLTPGAHALKLKPLTGLTTLPVLLPEVEGAPAAIGDSTQILKFLEGYCPDPPLSLSDHRQQTEALMLEDWLDESIGTATRFVYYDFRAGAGKQIDPSLFSQLVIGVVRRQYAIKPASVQRATDRLAGAMEELSSRWQNSPYLVGDQLSVADIAAAALLSPLALIPQYRQDYPWLFERISQIHQICGEPLPPGL comes from the coding sequence ATGCTTTTACTGCAATTTAGTACCTCTCATTACTGCCGCAAGGCTCGCTTAGCTCTGGGTTACAAAAAGATAGCTTACCGAGTTGAAAATTTAACCCCTGGAGCACACGCCCTTAAGCTCAAGCCATTGACAGGGTTGACGACGCTGCCGGTCTTGTTGCCGGAAGTTGAGGGCGCACCGGCAGCAATTGGAGACTCGACGCAAATATTGAAGTTTCTGGAAGGTTACTGTCCTGATCCGCCCCTTTCGTTAAGTGATCACCGGCAGCAAACAGAAGCATTGATGTTGGAAGATTGGCTTGACGAAAGCATCGGCACAGCTACTCGCTTTGTTTATTACGATTTTCGGGCGGGTGCCGGCAAGCAGATTGACCCCTCGTTATTTAGCCAGCTAGTAATTGGGGTGGTGCGCCGGCAGTATGCCATTAAGCCTGCATCTGTGCAGCGAGCAACTGATCGCCTTGCCGGCGCAATGGAAGAACTCTCTAGCCGGTGGCAGAACAGTCCTTATTTAGTTGGGGATCAATTGAGTGTTGCAGATATCGCAGCCGCCGCGCTGCTAAGCCCCTTAGCGCTGATTCCCCAATACCGGCAAGATTATCCCTGGCTGTTTGAGCGGATCAGCCAAATCCATCAAATCTGCGGCGAACCGCTGCCGCCTGGATTATAA
- a CDS encoding glutathione S-transferase has product MKRIPLLKFGAGVGVLLGLTLGRVEPAFSLPPVEEIPEEILRTEIFTEARSPIDGKPLTAAEYAELKAQLETGPTPRLSSEVRHVIFQLRVRRLIRTIIPFNIVP; this is encoded by the coding sequence ATGAAGCGCATCCCATTACTTAAATTTGGTGCCGGTGTTGGTGTTTTGCTAGGGCTAACGCTGGGAAGGGTTGAGCCGGCATTTTCTTTGCCGCCGGTAGAAGAAATACCAGAAGAAATCTTACGGACAGAAATTTTTACCGAAGCACGTTCGCCGATAGACGGCAAACCCCTCACGGCGGCTGAGTATGCGGAACTAAAAGCTCAGTTAGAAACTGGGCCAACACCTCGCTTAAGTTCTGAAGTGCGGCACGTCATTTTCCAGCTGCGTGTTCGCCGACTGATTCGTACGATTATTCCGTTTAACATCGTGCCTTAG
- the ribBA gene encoding bifunctional 3,4-dihydroxy-2-butanone-4-phosphate synthase/GTP cyclohydrolase II has protein sequence MESPQHPSTQFVKFDSIDAALADLKAGRSIVVVDDENRENEGDLICAAQFATPDMINFMAVEARGLICLSMTGDRLDELDLPLMVTKNTAQDQTAFTVSIDAAPNLGVTTGISAEDRARTIQVAINPTTKSEDLRRPGHIFPLRAQDGGVLKRAGHTEAAVDLARLAGLYPAGVICEIQNPDGSMARLLELVEYAKNRQLKIISIADLISYRLEHDRFIRRETVALLPTEFGQFQIYAYRNLLDNTEHVAIVKGDPKEFQDTGVMVRVHSECLTGDALGSLRCDCRMQLQATLKMIENAGNGIVVYLRQEGRGIGLVNKLKAYSLQDMGLDTVEANERLGFPADLRNYGVGAQMLNDLGVKKIRLITNNPRKIAGLKGYGLEVVDRLPLLIEANPYNCTYLNTKAEKLGHLLLQTYLVTVAIHWQDELLPATERYQLLEKLRHLGNVHNLLLQEEARPVTIALFGEPALTFHLGFDQADLAASDWYEQPGHPYVQAIAQILDSLAGWPQIQQLEFLVSAGGDPLTSLGVQLDRQMFPHNHLPSSVCEHLELQKIYTFTQEKTAE, from the coding sequence GTGGAATCGCCGCAACATCCCTCAACGCAATTTGTGAAATTTGACTCGATAGACGCCGCCTTGGCAGACCTGAAGGCCGGCAGGTCGATTGTAGTAGTCGATGACGAAAACCGGGAAAACGAAGGCGACTTAATTTGCGCCGCCCAGTTTGCCACACCGGACATGATTAATTTCATGGCGGTGGAAGCACGGGGTTTGATCTGTTTGTCCATGACCGGCGATCGCCTGGATGAACTAGATTTGCCCTTAATGGTCACCAAGAACACCGCGCAAGATCAAACCGCTTTCACCGTCAGCATTGACGCCGCACCCAACCTGGGCGTGACCACCGGCATCTCAGCGGAAGACCGCGCCCGCACCATCCAAGTGGCCATCAACCCAACCACGAAGTCTGAAGACTTGCGAAGACCGGGCCATATTTTTCCCCTACGGGCGCAAGACGGGGGCGTATTAAAACGGGCCGGTCACACAGAAGCTGCTGTGGACTTGGCAAGACTCGCGGGTTTATATCCTGCCGGTGTCATTTGCGAAATCCAAAATCCTGACGGTTCGATGGCGCGGCTGTTGGAGTTAGTCGAATATGCAAAAAACCGCCAACTGAAAATCATTAGCATCGCTGACTTGATCAGTTATCGGCTGGAACACGACCGATTTATTCGCCGCGAGACGGTGGCACTTCTGCCAACCGAGTTCGGTCAGTTTCAGATTTACGCCTATCGCAACCTGCTGGATAATACCGAACACGTCGCCATTGTTAAAGGAGATCCTAAAGAGTTTCAAGACACCGGCGTCATGGTGCGGGTACATTCCGAATGCCTCACCGGCGACGCCTTGGGTTCCCTGCGCTGTGACTGCCGGATGCAGCTACAAGCGACACTGAAAATGATTGAGAATGCCGGTAATGGCATTGTCGTCTACTTGCGCCAAGAAGGACGCGGCATTGGGCTGGTCAATAAGTTGAAAGCCTACTCATTGCAAGATATGGGGCTGGATACGGTGGAAGCAAACGAACGCCTCGGTTTCCCCGCAGACTTGCGTAATTACGGCGTAGGGGCGCAAATGCTCAACGATCTGGGCGTCAAGAAAATCCGCTTGATTACAAACAACCCGCGCAAAATTGCCGGCCTGAAAGGCTATGGTTTAGAAGTGGTAGACCGGCTGCCGTTGTTAATTGAAGCGAACCCATACAACTGCACCTATCTCAACACAAAAGCCGAAAAATTAGGGCATCTACTGTTGCAGACTTATCTGGTGACAGTCGCTATTCACTGGCAAGATGAGTTGCTGCCGGCAACCGAACGTTATCAACTATTGGAAAAACTGCGGCATTTAGGCAATGTTCATAACCTGTTGCTGCAAGAAGAAGCGCGTCCTGTCACTATTGCCTTGTTTGGTGAGCCGGCGCTGACGTTCCATTTAGGCTTTGATCAAGCAGATCTGGCTGCATCAGATTGGTATGAGCAACCCGGACACCCTTACGTGCAAGCGATTGCCCAAATTCTCGACAGCCTAGCCGGCTGGCCGCAAATCCAGCAATTAGAATTTTTGGTGTCTGCCGGTGGCGATCCCCTAACCAGTTTAGGTGTGCAATTAGACCGTCAGATGTTTCCCCACAACCATTTGCCTTCCTCTGTTTGTGAGCATCTAGAACTGCAAAAGATTTACACGTTTACTCAAGAAAAAACTGCCGAGTAG
- the argC gene encoding N-acetyl-gamma-glutamyl-phosphate reductase, with protein MDDLERLPVGIVGASGYGGVQLVRLLMDHPKLKLAYLGGDSSAGKSFSDLYPHFGNFVNQAIESVDVETIAERCKVVFLSLPNGLAWKMAPALIEKGCKVLDLSADYRFSNLDTYKTWYGGDRTDGETAVNAVYGLPELYRERIKEAQLVGCPGCYPTASLLAISPLLKQGLVLSETVIIDAKSGTSGGGRQAKTSMLLAEADNSLGAYGVARHRHTPEIEQICSDLAGHEVLVQFTPHLIPMVRGILSTVYATLRDPGLVREDLITIYTAFYRSSPWVKILPNGVYPQTKWAAGTNLCYIGVEVDPRTDRVIVMSAIDNLIKGQAGQALQCLNLMMGWEETLGLPQMGFYP; from the coding sequence ATGGATGATTTAGAACGGCTGCCGGTTGGCATTGTAGGCGCGTCAGGCTATGGGGGAGTGCAGTTGGTGCGCTTGCTGATGGATCACCCAAAACTTAAACTGGCTTATTTGGGAGGTGACAGCAGCGCCGGCAAATCTTTCTCCGATCTGTATCCCCATTTCGGTAATTTTGTGAACCAGGCGATCGAGTCAGTGGATGTAGAAACCATTGCGGAACGCTGTAAAGTTGTCTTTCTCTCCCTGCCAAATGGTTTAGCGTGGAAAATGGCACCGGCACTTATTGAGAAAGGGTGCAAAGTTCTCGATCTTTCTGCTGATTACCGATTTTCTAATTTAGACACTTATAAGACATGGTATGGCGGAGATCGCACAGATGGGGAAACTGCTGTCAACGCTGTATATGGTTTACCTGAACTTTACCGCGAACGTATCAAAGAAGCTCAATTAGTCGGTTGTCCCGGTTGCTATCCCACGGCTAGTTTGTTGGCGATTTCACCCCTTCTAAAGCAAGGATTAGTTTTAAGCGAAACGGTGATCATTGATGCAAAATCTGGCACCTCTGGCGGTGGCAGACAAGCGAAAACAAGTATGTTGCTCGCTGAAGCTGATAATTCTTTAGGGGCTTATGGAGTGGCGCGTCACCGGCATACTCCAGAAATTGAACAAATTTGTAGTGATCTCGCCGGCCACGAAGTTTTGGTACAATTTACCCCTCACCTAATTCCAATGGTGCGCGGGATTTTGTCTACCGTCTACGCCACACTACGTGATCCTGGGCTAGTGCGAGAAGATTTAATTACCATTTACACCGCTTTTTACCGATCTTCTCCTTGGGTGAAGATACTGCCCAATGGTGTTTATCCTCAAACCAAGTGGGCTGCCGGCACAAATTTGTGTTACATCGGTGTTGAAGTTGATCCCCGCACAGATCGGGTGATTGTTATGTCAGCGATTGATAATTTAATCAAAGGACAAGCCGGTCAAGCGCTGCAATGTCTTAACTTAATGATGGGCTGGGAAGAAACCCTCGGATTGCCCCAAATGGGTTTTTATCCGTAG